Proteins encoded by one window of Arachis ipaensis cultivar K30076 chromosome B04, Araip1.1, whole genome shotgun sequence:
- the LOC107636249 gene encoding sugar transport protein 14-like yields the protein MDGHWLMFAKLNAAAQNIAMLIIGRVLLGGGIGFGNQVVPLYLSEMAPTRNRGVVNQLFQFTTCFGILVANLINYFTNEIHPHGWRISLGLAVIPALLMLVGGIFCAETPNSLVEQGRFDEARKVLEKVRGTKNVDVEYQDLVEASEEAQAATSPFRTLLKRKYRPQLVIGALGIPAFQQLTGNNSILFYTPVIFQSIGFGSNASLFSSFITNGALLVATIISMFLVDKFGRRKFFLEAGFEMICCMIATAVALALDFGHGKELSKSISYFLFIVIFLFVLAYGRSWGPLGWLVPRELFPLEIRSATQSIVVCVNMIFTALVAQLFLMSLCHLKYGIFLLFAGLIVFMSMFIFFLLPETKQVPIEKNYLLFENHRFWKNIVGQRDQHHGKTAAV from the exons ATGGATGGACATTGgttgatgt TTGCCAAACTCAATGCAGCTGCACAGAATATTGCAATGCTCATCATTGGCAGGGTCCTACTTGGAGGAGGCATTGGCTTTGGCAACCAAGTTGTACCCTTGTATCTTTCTGAAATGGCTCCGACAAGGAATCGAGGAGTAGTCAACCAACTCTTTCAGTTCACAACCTGTTTTGGAATCTTGGTTGCAAACCTCATCAACTATTTTACTAACGAAATACATCCCCATGGATGGAGAATCTCGCTGGGCTTGGCAGTTATTCCGGCACTTCTGATGCTTGTTGGAGGTATTTTCTGTGCCGAGACACCTAACAGTCTTGTGGAACAAGGAAGATTCGACGAGGCAAGAAAAGTATTGGAGAAAGTAAGAGGGACTAAGAATGTTGATGTCGAATATCAAGATCTTGTTGAAGCCAGTGAAGAAGCACAGGCTGCCACTAGCCCCTTTAGGACACTCCTGAAGAGGAAGTACAGACCCCAACTTGTGATAGGAGCCTTGGGGATTCCAGCATTCCAGCAACTAACTGGCAATAACTCCATCCTCTTTTATACTCCTGTCATTTTCCAGAGTATTGGGTTTGGTTCTAATGCGTCACTGTTTTCATCTTTTATCACCAATGGAGCTCTCCTCGTCGCCACAATCATCTCAATGTTTTTAGTCGACAAGTTTGGTAGAAGGAAGTTCTTTCTGGAAGCTGGTTTTGAAATGATATGCTGCATG ATTGCTACTGCTGTAGCTTTGGCTCTGGATTTCGGACATGGCAAAGAACTTTCTAAAAGCATCAGTTACTTTCTTTTTATTGTGATATTCTTATTTGTGTTAGCTTATGGAAGATCTTGGGGTCCACTAGGATGGTTAGTTCCTAGAGAGCTCTTCCCATTGGAGATAAGATCAGCAACACAGAGTATAGTAGTGTGTGTCAACATGATCTTCACTGCACTTGTAGCACAGTTGTTCCTCATGTCACTTTGTCACCTCAAATATGGGATCTTCTTGCTGTTTGCTGGCTTAATTGTCTTCATGAGTATGTTTATCTTCTTCCTCTTGCCGGAAACAAAGCAAGTTCCAATTGAAAAAAATTATCTCCTCTTTGAAAACCACCGGTTCTGGAAGAACATTGTAGGACAAAGGGACCAACACCATGGGAAGACAGCTGCTGTTTAA